Genomic DNA from Streptomyces sp. PCS3-D2:
CCACGACCGGCCTGCTGACCGCGGCCAACCCGGCTGGTGAGATCGTGTTCACCTCGCCGAATCCCGTGATGTGGGACTCGACCACGACGGGCGTCGCCGCCCCCCAGTCGCCCGCGCGTGCGGCGGCCGTGGCAAGCGCCGATTCGGGGACGAATCCCGCTCCCGCGGACGCCTTCGTGACGCCGTCCGGCGCCAAGAGTGCCCAGATGCCCACCGCGATCACGGGCGGCAATCTGGAGATCAAGCCCGACCAGACCCTCCTGAAGGGTGCCACGACCAAGTACCCCGTCTACATCGATCCGTCGGTGGCGTGGGGCGCGCGGCAGAACTGGGCCTGGGCCTACCGCACCTGGGAGAACAACTCCTACTGGAACACCAAGGAGGACGTGCGGGTCGGCTACGAGTCCCAGACGAACGGGCTGTCGCGGTCCTTCTTCCAGCTGGACACCTCTGCCGTCAAGGGCGTCAAGGTGTCCAAGGCGACGTTCCGGATCAAGGAAACCTGGTCCTGGTCCTGCGTGTCCAAGCCTGTCGAACTGTGGACGACCAGCGCCATCTCGCCGAAGACCACGTGGAAGAACCAGCCCGACCGGCGGAGCAGGCTCGACACCGTCAGCGCGGCCAAGGGCAGGCCCGAGTGCGAGGCCGGCAACCTGGAGTTCAACGCCACCGCCGGCGTGCAGGAAGCGGCGTCCAACGGCTGGTCCAGCATGACGGTGGGGCTGTACGCCTCCAACGAGGGCGACGAGTACCACTGGAAGCGGTTCGATCCCAAGACCGTCACGCTGGAGATCGAGTACAACAACCCGCCCAACACGCCTTCCGACCTGGGTACAGCCCCCTGGGTTCCGTGCGAGCAGGGTGGCTCGATCGGCAACACCGCGATCAGGCTCTACGCGACGTCCTCCGATCGTGACGCGGGAGAGCTGAGCACGGAGTTCCAGCTCTTCAAGGAGGGACAGAGCAGTCCCACGCTCACCCAGAACCTCCCTTCCAGCAACGGCAAGTTCGTCACGTGGAGCGTCCCGGACGCCTCCCTGCCCGACGGTACCTACACCTGGCGGGCTCGGACGACCGACGGCGACGGTGCCCAGTCGGGCTGGTCGAAGACCTGCAAGTTCACCGTGGACCGGGCGCGGCCCGCGGGCGTACCGAAGGTCAGCTCCACCGTCTTCCCCGACGGCACGAACGGGTGGCCGGCGGGTACCGGCAGGGCGCGCACCACGGGCGAGTTCACCCTCTCTGCCAACGGTGACAAGGACGTCGTCTGGTACGGCTACTACACCGACTGGGACCCGGAGGTGAAGAGCGCCTCCGTCGAGGCGGGCACGGCGTTCACCGCGAAGCTCACCCCGCCCGGCGCCGGCCCCCACTTCGTCTACGCCTTCACCCAGGATGCCGCCGGCAACCGCTCGGACACCGCGGTGTACCGCTTCTACGCAGCCCGCGCGGCGGCCAAGGACGGGCCCCACGACGTCAACGGCGATGGCAACCGTGACATCTGGAGCAATGACCTCTTCGGAAGCCTCCTGACCTACACCGGGCAGGGCAACACCAAGTTCTCCGCCATGATCAGCTCCCCCGAGGCCTTCACCGACGCCCAGGTCGCCCATCTGGGCGACTGGAACGACGACGGCTACAACGACATGCTGGCCCTCAGGCGCGAGGCTGCGGGTGCAGACAAGACCCTCACCATCTACAACAACAACGGGCAGGGCACCGTCCTCGACCCCGTCGAGATGTTCGTTGCGCGGCCCGCTGAGAATCACTGGTCCAACGCCGAACAGATCGTCGCCCCCGGCGACCTCGACAAGAACGGCGTACCCGACATCCTCGTCAAGCAGGGTGACAAGCTCTACGCCTACTTCAACACCCTCGCCGGTCAGTTGGACGAGACCCAGCCCGTTCTCATCGGCGGCACGGACTGGAGCAAGTACACGGTCATCACCGTCGGTGACCTCAACAAGGACACCGTTCCCGACCTCCTGCTGCGTGACAACGCTACCGGCGACGTCCTGCGCACCCACGGGAAGAAGAGCCAGGACCCGAACCTGACCGTCGACCTGGCCACCTGGGGCACCCTGACGCCCGCCAAGGTGCACTCCGGCCTCCCGCTGGGGAGCTACCCGCAGATCGGCTCGTCCGGTGACCTGAACGGTGACGGGGTCGTCGACCTGTGGGCCCGCCAGGCGGACAACACCATGGTCGGCTGGCCCGGCAAGCTCAGCGGCGACGGTGCCACCGTCGGCTCCTTCGGCGCGCAGTTCCAGATCGAC
This window encodes:
- a CDS encoding FG-GAP-like repeat-containing protein codes for the protein MTPEDFALAKAKETGQPYELTSARTENSDTWALPTGKWSTKRHGTTVRVRQDGIWVPTDPTLQFAADGKVKPKASAVAIAFSGGGTGPLLTGVKNGRTLSFTWPQSLPKPTLSGNVATYANVLPDVDLQLKAEVEGFSQLLVVKTPAAAQHPDLATLRFKLDTVGLNVTKDATTGLLTAANPAGEIVFTSPNPVMWDSTTTGVAAPQSPARAAAVASADSGTNPAPADAFVTPSGAKSAQMPTAITGGNLEIKPDQTLLKGATTKYPVYIDPSVAWGARQNWAWAYRTWENNSYWNTKEDVRVGYESQTNGLSRSFFQLDTSAVKGVKVSKATFRIKETWSWSCVSKPVELWTTSAISPKTTWKNQPDRRSRLDTVSAAKGRPECEAGNLEFNATAGVQEAASNGWSSMTVGLYASNEGDEYHWKRFDPKTVTLEIEYNNPPNTPSDLGTAPWVPCEQGGSIGNTAIRLYATSSDRDAGELSTEFQLFKEGQSSPTLTQNLPSSNGKFVTWSVPDASLPDGTYTWRARTTDGDGAQSGWSKTCKFTVDRARPAGVPKVSSTVFPDGTNGWPAGTGRARTTGEFTLSANGDKDVVWYGYYTDWDPEVKSASVEAGTAFTAKLTPPGAGPHFVYAFTQDAAGNRSDTAVYRFYAARAAAKDGPHDVNGDGNRDIWSNDLFGSLLTYTGQGNTKFSAMISSPEAFTDAQVAHLGDWNDDGYNDMLALRREAAGADKTLTIYNNNGQGTVLDPVEMFVARPAENHWSNAEQIVAPGDLDKNGVPDILVKQGDKLYAYFNTLAGQLDETQPVLIGGTDWSKYTVITVGDLNKDTVPDLLLRDNATGDVLRTHGKKSQDPNLTVDLATWGTLTPAKVHSGLPLGSYPQIGSSGDLNGDGVVDLWARQADNTMVGWPGKLSGDGATVGSFGAQFQIDGVPGARIPAGTTLASGQEYSSGNAKLLMKSDGNLVLLSKTGKQLWATGTAGKPGATARMQSDGSFVVLSADAKTTLWTSGTKTPGSYAMLQPRGVLVVYTANGQSLWTSGTQSRPDYNADGYTDVVARDANGHLWIYPGTGGSGTSTLGPRYFAGNGWWRDHWTNVYSADLNNDGYTDIIGRDRFGDLYLYPGTGRSGTETVGNPVLIGTGWNTYADLVFGDMNGDGRTDLVARGADGNLWIYPHKGGTGTGMLDKRSFLGNGWWPDDWRVLRLADMNDDQKIDIVAQRKTGQLYLYANAGTGTGGSVNFASPSVIGEGWWIEESTPFVSDLNGDGKPEQVNVTRTGDFFDYLPEGRTLLGVGWVGYDTVL